One stretch of Xanthomonas sp. DAR 35659 DNA includes these proteins:
- a CDS encoding L-dopachrome tautomerase-related protein, which produces MPSPFPRHRWALLVAAALTGAAPFAHPDAATAATAHLATPVAVRESRQMPWNAVALDGRGRFIVSSPRWTGNTGPAVAVAQKDGSLTPYPNARWNGWKPGSEAAHAFVSVNAIHSDARGDLWIVDTGTPEFGGKPIADGAKVVHIDPRTDTIVRVYTFAKEVVREHSYVDDIRINGRHAYLTDAGEGAVIVLDLDNGSARRRFDGAPFARARADDKIIVNGKVLAGNDGKPLQVNADPLELSPDGQTLYFGPLAGSLSQVGTRYLDDDALSDEALARHVSPWFDNPPIGGTAMGADGSLYYTPLADNALMRRAPDGTLSVVARDDHLRWVDAPFLDGHGHIYLPVPQIDGAPAFNQGKSTIRFPVKLFRVDLPAGPR; this is translated from the coding sequence ATGCCATCCCCCTTCCCCCGCCATCGGTGGGCCCTTCTCGTCGCCGCGGCCCTCACGGGCGCCGCTCCGTTCGCCCATCCTGACGCAGCGACGGCAGCGACGGCACACCTTGCAACGCCCGTCGCCGTGCGCGAGAGCCGGCAGATGCCGTGGAATGCGGTGGCGCTCGATGGGCGAGGGCGCTTCATCGTCAGTTCGCCGCGCTGGACGGGCAACACCGGCCCCGCAGTGGCCGTCGCGCAGAAGGATGGCTCGCTCACTCCCTATCCGAATGCCCGTTGGAACGGCTGGAAGCCGGGCAGCGAGGCAGCGCATGCATTCGTCAGCGTCAATGCGATCCACAGCGACGCGCGCGGCGACCTCTGGATCGTCGATACCGGGACGCCGGAGTTCGGTGGCAAGCCGATCGCCGACGGCGCCAAGGTCGTCCATATCGATCCCCGCACCGACACCATCGTCCGCGTCTACACCTTTGCGAAAGAGGTAGTTCGCGAACACTCCTACGTCGATGACATCCGCATCAACGGCAGGCATGCCTACCTGACCGATGCCGGCGAAGGCGCGGTGATCGTGCTGGATCTCGACAACGGTAGCGCGCGGCGCCGCTTCGACGGCGCGCCGTTCGCGCGCGCCCGCGCCGACGACAAAATCATCGTGAACGGCAAGGTGCTAGCCGGCAACGACGGCAAGCCATTGCAGGTGAATGCCGATCCGCTGGAGCTGAGCCCAGACGGCCAGACCCTGTACTTCGGCCCGCTGGCGGGGTCGCTGTCGCAGGTTGGGACACGTTACCTGGACGATGACGCGCTGAGCGACGAGGCCCTCGCCCGGCATGTGAGCCCATGGTTCGACAATCCGCCGATCGGCGGCACGGCAATGGGCGCCGACGGCAGCCTGTACTACACGCCGCTGGCCGACAACGCGCTGATGCGGCGTGCTCCGGACGGAACGTTGTCGGTGGTCGCGCGCGACGACCATCTGCGCTGGGTCGATGCGCCTTTCCTCGATGGGCACGGCCATATCTACCTGCCGGTGCCGCAGATCGATGGCGCTCCGGCATTCAACCAGGGGAAGTCGACCATCCGCTTTCCGGTGAAGCTCTTCCGGGTCGATCTGCCGGCAGGCCCGCGCTAG
- a CDS encoding TetR/AcrR family transcriptional regulator, translating into MDRIADKRVERSKAAVLAETYRQLTQSGISGVSIDEVSRVSGVSKTTIYRHWPSRSALLIDACSRLGNAPPPPDTGSLHADLHTLVTTLAEQLRSAAWASVYPSIVDAAERDQEIAALQAGLHTAFMAPFHAVVERAKDRGEVNPETSATDVVAAVIGPLFYRRWFSREPVDDRFIETTIAAVVEAALLR; encoded by the coding sequence GTGGATCGGATTGCGGACAAGCGGGTGGAACGATCCAAAGCGGCGGTCTTGGCCGAAACCTATCGCCAACTGACGCAGAGCGGGATCAGCGGTGTCAGCATCGACGAGGTATCGCGTGTCTCCGGCGTGTCGAAAACGACCATTTATCGGCACTGGCCGTCACGCTCCGCCTTGCTGATCGACGCCTGTTCCAGGCTCGGGAACGCACCTCCGCCGCCCGACACCGGCAGCTTGCACGCCGATCTCCATACGCTGGTGACGACGCTCGCGGAGCAGCTTCGGTCTGCCGCGTGGGCATCGGTTTATCCCTCGATCGTCGATGCGGCGGAGCGCGATCAGGAAATCGCCGCCCTGCAGGCTGGACTGCACACAGCCTTCATGGCGCCATTCCATGCCGTCGTCGAACGAGCAAAGGACAGGGGGGAAGTGAATCCGGAGACATCCGCCACCGACGTGGTCGCGGCGGTGATTGGTCCGCTGTTTTATCGTCGGTGGTTTTCCAGAGAGCCGGTCGACGACCGCTTCATCGAGACCACAATCGCCGCCGTCGTCGAAGCCGCTCTTCTCCGGTGA
- a CDS encoding DUF6361 family protein, with the protein MSSLAWIDFDEAERQRAQRIMALFQERESRDELGLGAIRDSIADHLFPGTSTIQTRLRYMLFIPWLYRALEKREFPEAQLRTEARDTEIRLADALKAGGESNGIIGRDAGPRLQRLPSSVYWAGLGAWGIRVFPGSLDSLFVALRGRGRSRGASSGEDALASAQTPAVWNPALPQMPDNLLEHAVFRLTTDEAQFLIDRLISSQPTALLTMLAREGIDADCDYIWTHPHLSAFPSAARRLVQHGEIFSHVMHGAALLYNLALSELRQRDDWIEVYRARLEAWSDELDTGAVRAWSLDDFWDVVEHPAHAVRPAAKRFVNEWRDLVLAGTEQVISAPAARRLVEERERRLKTNQSRYANHAVRDRWTGASGADRLSFRWAQAKSHLRDLAHAE; encoded by the coding sequence ATGTCGTCTCTTGCTTGGATCGATTTTGACGAAGCCGAACGGCAGCGAGCGCAGCGCATCATGGCGCTCTTTCAGGAGCGCGAGAGCCGCGACGAGCTGGGACTGGGGGCAATCCGGGATTCCATCGCCGATCATCTCTTTCCGGGCACAAGCACGATACAGACGCGCCTGCGATACATGCTGTTCATTCCCTGGCTCTATCGGGCGCTGGAAAAGCGCGAATTCCCTGAAGCGCAGCTCCGCACCGAGGCGCGCGACACCGAAATCCGGCTTGCCGACGCACTGAAAGCCGGCGGTGAGTCCAACGGCATCATCGGCCGGGATGCAGGGCCACGGCTTCAGCGGTTGCCGAGTTCCGTCTATTGGGCTGGCCTGGGCGCGTGGGGCATACGGGTCTTCCCGGGCTCGCTCGACAGTCTGTTCGTCGCCTTGCGGGGCCGTGGCCGGTCGCGCGGCGCATCCAGCGGCGAAGACGCTCTGGCCAGCGCCCAGACGCCCGCCGTCTGGAATCCAGCCTTGCCCCAGATGCCCGACAACCTACTTGAGCACGCCGTCTTCCGCCTGACCACCGACGAGGCGCAATTCCTCATCGACCGCCTGATCTCCAGCCAGCCCACCGCACTGCTCACGATGCTGGCGCGCGAAGGCATCGACGCGGACTGCGACTACATCTGGACGCACCCCCATCTGTCGGCGTTTCCATCCGCGGCGCGCCGCCTCGTCCAGCATGGGGAAATCTTCTCCCATGTGATGCACGGCGCGGCGCTGCTCTATAACCTCGCGCTCAGCGAGCTGCGCCAGCGTGACGACTGGATCGAGGTCTATCGCGCTCGGCTTGAAGCCTGGAGCGACGAACTCGATACCGGCGCCGTCCGCGCATGGTCGCTCGATGATTTCTGGGATGTCGTGGAGCACCCGGCGCACGCCGTCCGACCGGCCGCCAAGCGGTTCGTGAATGAGTGGCGCGACCTGGTTCTGGCCGGGACGGAGCAGGTAATCTCGGCGCCCGCGGCGCGGCGACTCGTCGAGGAGCGCGAACGCCGGCTCAAGACCAACCAGTCCCGCTACGCCAATCACGCTGTACGTGACCGCTGGACCGGCGCATCGGGCGCAGACCGCCTCAGCTTCCGCTGGGCGCAGGCCAAATCCCACCTGCGGGATCTCGCCCATGCTGAATAG
- a CDS encoding helix-turn-helix transcriptional regulator, whose translation MVPLGETTIYEMERRGEFPRRFNLAPRCVVWDLGEVEV comes from the coding sequence ATGGTCCCGCTGGGCGAAACGACGATCTACGAAATGGAGCGCCGCGGCGAGTTCCCTCGCCGTTTCAACCTGGCGCCGCGCTGTGTCGTATGGGACTTGGGCGAAGTGGAAGTTTGA
- a CDS encoding LysR family transcriptional regulator has translation MSLDRLTGLIAFARVGALGSYAAAARSLAVSPSAVSKSIQRLEQRLGVSLFTRTTRSLAFTPEGRDLHERALSLIRQAEEIEQMALTARSEPRGALRVATSLPIGLHVIAPALPAFRRRFPEVTIDLRLGDQMTDLIEEGIDVAVRIGELPDSRLLSRKLAPYRLCCLASPAYLAARGAPAHPHDLDGHDTVNLRYQSTGQLFRWPFMIGGQEIEILPRSEIVVDTSEAVLAALVAGGGIGIGASFAAAPYIARGDLSPLLVDFAVERRNVTALWPESRRSNPAVRAFLDMLGPAFEHKATVSDLVNTGSS, from the coding sequence ATGAGCCTCGACCGTCTCACCGGGTTGATCGCGTTCGCGCGCGTCGGCGCGCTGGGCAGCTATGCGGCGGCGGCGCGGTCGCTGGCGGTGTCCCCCTCGGCGGTCAGCAAGAGCATCCAGCGACTCGAGCAACGCCTGGGGGTCTCGCTGTTCACGCGCACGACCCGTTCGCTGGCGTTCACGCCCGAAGGCCGCGACCTCCACGAGCGCGCCCTGAGCCTGATCCGCCAGGCCGAGGAAATCGAGCAGATGGCGCTGACGGCGCGCTCCGAACCGCGCGGCGCGCTGCGGGTGGCCACCTCCCTGCCGATCGGCCTGCACGTGATCGCGCCTGCCCTGCCCGCGTTCCGGCGGCGCTTTCCCGAGGTGACGATCGATCTTCGGCTCGGGGACCAGATGACCGATCTGATCGAGGAAGGGATCGACGTCGCCGTGCGTATCGGCGAGCTCCCGGACAGCCGCCTGCTGTCGCGCAAGCTGGCGCCGTATCGGCTTTGCTGCCTTGCCTCCCCGGCCTACCTCGCCGCGCGCGGCGCACCCGCGCATCCGCACGACCTCGACGGCCACGACACGGTCAACCTGCGCTACCAGAGCACCGGGCAACTCTTCCGCTGGCCCTTCATGATCGGCGGCCAGGAAATCGAGATCCTGCCGCGGTCTGAGATCGTCGTGGATACCAGCGAGGCGGTCCTGGCCGCGCTCGTCGCCGGCGGCGGAATCGGGATCGGCGCGTCGTTCGCCGCCGCGCCCTATATCGCGCGCGGAGACCTGTCGCCGCTGCTCGTCGACTTCGCGGTCGAACGGCGGAATGTCACCGCCCTCTGGCCCGAAAGCCGACGCAGCAATCCAGCGGTCCGCGCCTTCCTGGACATGCTCGGACCGGCCTTCGAGCACAAGGCGACCGTGTCGGACCTGGTCAACACCGGGTCCAGTTAG
- a CDS encoding zinc-binding alcohol dehydrogenase family protein, whose product MKAIGYYRNLPIGDAESLIDLTLPDPVPGEHDLLVEVRAVSVNPVDVKIRAGVAPEAGQPKVIGWDAAGVVRAVGQGVTLFKPGDRVWYAGSLKRPGTNSELHLVDERIAGRMPKTLDFAAAAALPLTTITAWELLFDRLAIAESDQPQDATLLVIGAAGGVGSILVQLARRLTGLTVIGTASRPETAQWVTELGAHHVIDHSKPLSGELQRIGFSGVDYIASLNQTGRHFDEIVASINPQGHIALIDDPDLLDFRKLKTKSASLHWEFMFTRSMFSTPDQLRQHELLTRAGSLIDAGVLRTTLAGNFGTVNASNLRRAHEWIETNRSRGKIVLEGF is encoded by the coding sequence ATGAAAGCCATTGGCTACTACCGCAATTTGCCGATCGGCGATGCCGAATCGCTGATCGATCTCACGCTGCCCGACCCCGTCCCCGGCGAGCACGACCTGCTGGTCGAAGTGCGCGCCGTGTCGGTCAACCCGGTGGACGTGAAGATCCGGGCGGGCGTCGCACCCGAAGCCGGCCAGCCCAAGGTGATCGGCTGGGATGCGGCGGGCGTGGTGCGCGCCGTGGGCCAGGGCGTCACGCTCTTCAAGCCCGGCGACAGGGTGTGGTACGCCGGATCGTTGAAGCGGCCCGGCACCAACAGCGAACTGCACCTCGTCGATGAGCGCATCGCCGGCCGCATGCCGAAGACCCTCGATTTCGCGGCCGCGGCGGCGCTTCCCCTGACGACCATCACCGCCTGGGAGTTGCTGTTCGATCGCCTGGCCATCGCGGAAAGCGACCAGCCCCAGGACGCCACGCTGCTCGTGATCGGCGCAGCCGGCGGCGTGGGCTCGATCCTCGTCCAGCTCGCACGGCGGCTCACGGGCCTCACCGTGATCGGCACCGCATCGCGCCCGGAAACCGCCCAATGGGTCACCGAGCTCGGTGCGCACCACGTGATCGACCACAGCAAGCCGCTGTCCGGGGAACTCCAGCGCATCGGATTCTCCGGCGTGGACTACATCGCCAGCCTGAACCAGACGGGCCGCCATTTCGACGAAATCGTCGCATCGATCAACCCACAGGGGCATATCGCGCTCATCGACGATCCGGATCTCCTGGACTTCCGCAAGCTCAAGACCAAGAGCGCGTCGCTGCACTGGGAATTCATGTTCACGCGCTCCATGTTCTCGACGCCGGACCAGCTCCGCCAGCACGAACTGCTGACCCGCGCGGGATCGCTGATCGATGCAGGCGTGCTGCGCACCACGCTCGCCGGGAACTTCGGCACGGTGAACGCCAGCAACCTGCGCCGCGCGCACGAATGGATCGAGACGAACCGCAGCCGCGGCAAGATCGTGCTCGAAGGATTCTGA
- a CDS encoding VOC family protein: protein MKFAYTRLVTKDVPSLASFYEKLLGAPPKGDDHYVELHPGGAILAIVSQAAATYAHGGEWSASANGSAILEFEVDNVDAERARIDVFVTDWLQQPKDMPWGNRSMLFRDPDGNPINFFTPVAKG from the coding sequence ATGAAATTTGCCTACACGCGCCTTGTCACCAAGGATGTCCCGAGCCTCGCCAGCTTTTACGAAAAGCTTCTGGGCGCACCGCCCAAGGGGGATGACCACTATGTCGAGTTGCATCCGGGCGGTGCGATCCTGGCGATCGTCAGCCAGGCGGCCGCCACTTATGCGCATGGCGGGGAGTGGTCCGCCAGCGCGAACGGATCGGCGATCCTCGAGTTCGAAGTCGACAACGTCGACGCGGAGCGGGCGCGCATCGACGTCTTCGTGACCGACTGGTTGCAGCAACCCAAGGACATGCCCTGGGGCAACCGCTCGATGCTGTTCCGGGATCCTGACGGCAACCCGATCAATTTCTTCACCCCCGTCGCGAAGGGCTGA
- a CDS encoding DJ-1/PfpI family protein: MKHDQMRRHISQSGLLALGALLVATRVLAEASGPAKSASVEVPGSAEPRGSERPTKVIMLLYPGTTMLDWIGPYELLHRVPGIELVLAAKTRDLYKSDSGMVSYQANALLQDIGKADVLLIPGGGMGVRDVSNDPDVMDWIKCIDQTSRITASVCTGSLILGRAGLLRGRRATTHWALQNMLNDQGATYTDERWVVSDKYWTSAGVSAGLDMTLALIGHLRGDTEAMKAQLKIQYDPKPPYHAGSWSTAPEAIREAVGVPMPSHS, encoded by the coding sequence ATGAAACACGACCAGATGCGACGGCACATCAGTCAATCGGGGCTGCTCGCGCTGGGGGCGCTGCTCGTCGCAACCCGCGTACTGGCGGAGGCTTCCGGGCCCGCGAAATCGGCTTCCGTTGAGGTTCCGGGGAGTGCGGAACCACGAGGTTCCGAGAGGCCGACGAAAGTGATCATGCTCTTGTACCCGGGCACCACCATGCTCGACTGGATAGGTCCGTACGAACTGCTGCATCGGGTGCCCGGAATCGAATTGGTCCTCGCCGCAAAGACGCGCGACCTCTACAAGAGCGACAGCGGCATGGTGAGCTACCAAGCGAACGCCCTTCTCCAGGACATCGGCAAAGCCGACGTTCTGCTCATTCCGGGCGGTGGCATGGGAGTACGCGACGTCTCCAACGATCCCGACGTCATGGACTGGATCAAGTGCATCGACCAAACATCCAGGATCACCGCCAGCGTCTGTACCGGATCGCTCATCCTGGGCCGCGCCGGGCTCCTGCGTGGACGCCGAGCCACGACACACTGGGCACTGCAGAACATGCTGAACGACCAGGGCGCCACCTATACGGACGAGCGATGGGTCGTCAGCGACAAATACTGGACCTCGGCAGGCGTATCCGCAGGCCTGGACATGACGCTCGCGCTCATCGGCCACCTGCGTGGAGACACCGAGGCGATGAAGGCTCAGTTGAAGATCCAATACGATCCCAAGCCTCCATACCACGCTGGTTCGTGGTCGACTGCTCCTGAGGCCATTCGCGAAGCAGTGGGCGTGCCGATGCCAAGCCACAGCTGA
- a CDS encoding LysR family transcriptional regulator gives MIRLEDVRIFVSAADSGSLSAAARQLDITPAVASVGLKRLETELGTRLLARSTRSLRLTPDGERYLQYARNVMEQVEAGRNAVAQGQKWIGGTVSLSVPSDLGRNVLLRWLDEFQAQYPSVSLQVRIGDQITDMIRAPVSVAIRYSVSEDSSLVALPLAPDNRRVLCASPAYFLRHGRPAIPADLAQHNCLRFALSDALHDRWTFFGGGEPAVVSVHGDRSSDDGELVRRWAVAGLGIAYKSRLDVLDDLRAGRLEAALTEFEGERAPLHLVCAHRAMLSPTVNALRDVLVQRISGHLA, from the coding sequence ATGATCAGACTAGAAGACGTGCGGATTTTCGTATCCGCGGCCGACAGCGGCAGCCTATCTGCGGCAGCCCGACAACTGGACATCACCCCGGCGGTGGCCAGCGTGGGGCTGAAACGGCTGGAGACGGAGCTCGGCACCCGGCTGCTCGCGCGCTCGACGCGCAGCCTGCGCCTCACGCCGGACGGCGAACGCTATCTGCAGTACGCGCGCAACGTAATGGAGCAGGTAGAAGCGGGACGTAACGCAGTGGCCCAGGGCCAGAAATGGATCGGCGGAACGGTATCGCTGTCCGTGCCCTCCGACCTGGGTCGCAACGTACTGCTGCGATGGCTGGACGAGTTCCAGGCCCAGTACCCCAGCGTCTCGCTGCAGGTCCGCATCGGCGACCAGATCACCGACATGATCCGCGCGCCCGTCAGCGTAGCGATCCGCTACAGCGTCTCCGAGGATTCCTCGCTGGTGGCACTGCCGCTCGCGCCCGACAACCGCCGGGTGCTGTGCGCTTCGCCCGCCTACTTCCTGCGCCACGGCCGACCCGCGATTCCGGCGGACCTGGCTCAGCACAATTGCCTGCGCTTTGCCCTGAGCGACGCGTTGCACGATCGCTGGACGTTCTTCGGTGGAGGCGAACCGGCAGTGGTGTCCGTGCATGGCGATCGCAGCAGCGACGACGGAGAACTGGTCCGGCGCTGGGCCGTTGCCGGACTCGGGATTGCCTACAAGTCCAGGCTGGACGTGCTGGACGATCTGCGCGCTGGCCGACTCGAGGCGGCGCTAACGGAATTCGAGGGAGAGCGCGCGCCGCTCCATTTGGTCTGCGCACACAGAGCAATGCTGTCGCCCACCGTCAACGCATTGCGCGATGTCCTCGTACAGCGGATCAGCGGCCACCTTGCGTGA
- a CDS encoding glycine betaine ABC transporter substrate-binding protein, protein MDHRIPVRLLTIDLSFHRAAASVVRSILASHGVDVKETFAPHERAFEQLRDGAADVLCSAWLPDSHGMYFAPMADSFENVAVLYRPYAYWGVPDYVPQDAVYSIDDLRRPEVAARMQKRIQGIGPGAGISRFSRTAIARYGLANSGYHFENGTLDDCVAAYEDAVRRRQWAVVPLWKPQFLHEKHAIRQLEDPLGVMGGADEATLIARRGLMARLPPGAAVALRGMHLGNEEVSRLDYLISCEGMDALDVAQVRSKGAG, encoded by the coding sequence ATGGATCACCGCATCCCCGTTCGTCTCCTGACGATCGATCTTTCCTTTCATCGCGCCGCGGCCAGCGTGGTCCGCTCCATCCTTGCCAGTCATGGCGTGGATGTGAAAGAAACCTTCGCCCCCCACGAGCGAGCCTTCGAACAACTGCGCGACGGCGCGGCCGATGTCCTGTGCAGCGCATGGCTGCCCGACAGTCACGGTATGTATTTCGCTCCCATGGCGGACAGCTTCGAGAACGTCGCCGTTCTCTACCGCCCCTACGCGTATTGGGGCGTGCCTGACTACGTGCCGCAGGATGCCGTGTACTCGATCGACGATCTTCGCAGGCCAGAAGTGGCAGCGCGCATGCAAAAGCGCATACAGGGGATCGGCCCCGGGGCGGGTATCAGCCGGTTTTCGCGCACGGCGATAGCGCGGTACGGCCTCGCGAACTCCGGCTATCACTTTGAGAACGGCACGCTGGACGATTGCGTTGCCGCGTACGAAGACGCGGTGCGACGCAGGCAGTGGGCAGTGGTTCCGCTGTGGAAGCCCCAGTTCCTGCACGAGAAACATGCCATCAGGCAACTGGAGGATCCGCTGGGGGTAATGGGGGGCGCCGACGAGGCGACGCTGATCGCACGCCGGGGCCTGATGGCCCGATTGCCCCCTGGCGCAGCGGTGGCGTTGCGCGGTATGCACCTCGGCAACGAAGAGGTCTCGCGGCTCGACTACCTCATTTCGTGCGAGGGAATGGATGCCTTGGATGTCGCCCAAGTACGGTCCAAAGGCGCGGGCTGA
- a CDS encoding M24 family metallopeptidase has product MFSTSFFATESHYDRYAAGNEELRARISQLDNATILADETRIAPIASEMLLKVKPLVRRGSNGIAIQEFLLKQFSAHGWRPMLIGYEGYREAVPVSVNNQVGNAVPTDAPFPDAALVKVELVAASPQAHVAQAWTFATPNATEQQRQLLMTARRALRMGIAQIRAGERLSNVGTAIQQELDANHAVAIHELVGYSMGQTRVQEPHVLGYGSSINDETPMKSGQVLNVYVVAKSGTAGIRFQPPEFWTVLTKDGADSVMLSAMVEVTDDGHKLLSKLID; this is encoded by the coding sequence TTGTTTTCTACAAGTTTTTTCGCCACAGAATCGCATTACGACCGCTACGCCGCAGGCAATGAGGAGCTTAGGGCCAGGATTTCCCAACTGGACAATGCGACAATTTTAGCTGACGAGACTCGAATCGCCCCCATTGCCAGTGAGATGCTGCTTAAGGTAAAACCCCTTGTCCGCCGAGGTAGTAACGGCATAGCGATCCAGGAATTTTTACTGAAGCAATTTTCAGCGCATGGTTGGCGACCAATGTTAATTGGTTACGAAGGGTACCGGGAGGCAGTACCGGTTTCCGTAAATAATCAAGTGGGAAATGCCGTCCCTACTGACGCGCCATTTCCAGATGCCGCACTTGTCAAAGTGGAATTGGTAGCTGCGTCGCCACAGGCCCATGTAGCCCAGGCATGGACATTTGCTACTCCCAATGCAACTGAGCAACAGCGGCAGCTATTGATGACAGCTCGTCGCGCGCTACGAATGGGCATTGCTCAGATCCGGGCTGGGGAGCGGCTATCCAATGTGGGCACTGCCATTCAGCAGGAACTCGATGCCAACCACGCGGTGGCCATACATGAGCTAGTGGGATACTCCATGGGCCAGACGCGAGTTCAGGAGCCCCATGTGCTGGGCTATGGAAGCTCCATCAACGATGAAACTCCGATGAAATCCGGTCAGGTGCTAAACGTCTATGTGGTGGCGAAGTCAGGCACCGCCGGCATACGGTTCCAACCGCCGGAGTTCTGGACCGTGCTTACCAAGGACGGCGCGGATAGCGTGATGCTTTCGGCGATGGTCGAGGTGACTGATGATGGGCACAAATTGCTGAGCAAGCTGATCGACTGA
- a CDS encoding phospholipase D family protein — protein MLNRRTLDPEQRTLYGANLQPPAGYVFDAGVATTFSLDFETALAVPVSLALFAAENRDDILSHPLALLEGAERIAGRLVVFTDAGHIQASARSHSRLCSLLERIIVEVAAPQGGAFHPKMWALRFTPLRPEDPARLRLLILSRNLTRDRSWDIAATLDGVITRQPKAVNRPVADFLRQLPDLATVGVPDGTKTLVDDLAEDMRRAEWSLPEPFQSVSFAVNGLGGKPWRPEPCVRLGVVSPFCDDQTLLMLAGLASAEKPIFIGRSDQLAQVPGTTLKGFARVAVLDEMAATEDGEEEDAAALQGLHAKAFIAERGWDTAITVGSGNATRPALLTGNNVEIFTTLTGKRSRVGSVEEILGDKGFGRLTRPFIRDETGAADAARRAAEARLDRARREICRSGLTLRCERGEHSADGAPAWQVWLIPSEPLPLTGLGALRVWPITRGEGHARDVLEPLRQGQPADLGAMPLVDLTRFLACQLTDEMEDISILFSTGLMMEGLPAERHSAILRWVIDSKDAFFRYLRLLLSELGDPFAAALAAQDGSGQGAWRASSDDAPVLEEMVRAFCRGGDQLRAIERLIARLETGDGDDTDPIPAEFRALWNTFRIALATQDAAHVE, from the coding sequence ATGCTGAATAGGCGCACCCTGGATCCCGAACAGCGGACGCTCTACGGCGCCAATCTTCAGCCGCCGGCGGGCTATGTCTTCGACGCGGGGGTCGCCACGACCTTCTCGCTCGACTTCGAGACGGCGCTCGCCGTGCCAGTCAGTCTGGCGCTCTTCGCCGCCGAGAACCGCGACGACATTCTTTCCCATCCGCTGGCTCTGCTGGAAGGGGCCGAGCGCATCGCCGGCCGCCTCGTCGTCTTCACCGACGCTGGCCATATCCAGGCGAGCGCCCGGTCGCATTCCCGCCTTTGCTCGCTGCTTGAACGCATCATTGTCGAAGTCGCCGCTCCTCAAGGCGGCGCCTTCCACCCCAAGATGTGGGCGCTCCGCTTCACGCCGTTGCGGCCCGAAGACCCCGCCCGCCTGCGTCTGCTCATTCTCTCCAGAAACCTGACGCGTGATCGCTCATGGGACATCGCCGCCACCCTCGATGGCGTGATCACCAGGCAGCCCAAAGCCGTCAACCGCCCGGTCGCCGACTTCCTTCGCCAGCTCCCCGACCTCGCGACCGTCGGCGTTCCCGACGGAACGAAGACGCTTGTCGATGACCTGGCCGAAGACATGCGCCGCGCCGAATGGAGCCTGCCCGAACCGTTCCAGAGCGTCTCCTTCGCCGTCAACGGCCTCGGCGGAAAGCCATGGCGCCCGGAACCCTGCGTTCGACTGGGCGTAGTGTCGCCCTTCTGCGACGATCAAACCTTGTTGATGCTCGCGGGCCTAGCCAGCGCCGAAAAGCCCATCTTCATTGGGCGATCCGACCAACTCGCCCAGGTGCCAGGCACCACGCTCAAGGGCTTTGCCCGCGTGGCGGTGCTCGACGAAATGGCGGCCACGGAAGATGGCGAAGAGGAGGACGCAGCGGCCCTGCAAGGGCTCCATGCCAAGGCGTTCATCGCCGAACGCGGCTGGGACACCGCGATCACAGTAGGCTCGGGGAATGCCACGCGGCCGGCGCTGCTGACCGGCAACAATGTCGAGATCTTCACTACCCTGACCGGGAAGCGGTCGCGGGTTGGCAGCGTCGAGGAAATCCTCGGCGACAAGGGGTTTGGCCGGCTGACGCGGCCGTTCATCCGCGACGAGACGGGAGCCGCAGATGCCGCGCGACGAGCCGCCGAGGCTCGTTTGGATCGGGCCAGGCGCGAGATTTGCCGCAGCGGCCTCACGCTACGGTGCGAGCGCGGCGAGCATAGCGCGGATGGCGCGCCGGCCTGGCAGGTCTGGCTGATCCCGTCCGAACCGCTGCCCCTTACCGGGCTCGGTGCGCTGCGGGTTTGGCCGATCACGCGAGGCGAAGGCCATGCGCGCGATGTGCTGGAGCCGCTCCGGCAGGGACAGCCCGCCGACCTTGGCGCGATGCCCTTGGTTGACCTTACCCGGTTCCTCGCCTGTCAACTGACGGACGAGATGGAAGATATCTCGATCCTGTTCAGCACCGGGCTAATGATGGAGGGGCTGCCCGCAGAGCGCCACTCCGCCATCCTGCGCTGGGTGATCGACAGCAAGGACGCCTTCTTCCGCTATCTCCGGCTGCTCCTCTCCGAATTGGGCGATCCATTCGCCGCCGCCCTCGCGGCGCAGGATGGGTCAGGTCAGGGCGCCTGGCGCGCGTCAAGCGACGACGCGCCCGTCCTCGAGGAGATGGTTCGGGCCTTCTGCCGGGGCGGGGACCAGCTTCGTGCCATCGAACGGCTGATCGCACGCCTGGAAACCGGCGACGGTGACGATACCGATCCGATTCCAGCCGAGTTCCGCGCACTCTGGAACACATTCCGAATTGCGCTCGCCACACAGGACGCCGCGCATGTCGAATGA